The Trichomycterus rosablanca isolate fTriRos1 chromosome 19, fTriRos1.hap1, whole genome shotgun sequence region GAAAAGATTACCTTCACAGAAAAGGGCAATCCTTGTTAAAGTACAACAGCAAgttatttcactatttattcGATTGATCCATTGCTTGCGAATGTATTCAACTTTCATtttctgtaaaacatgacaaacatACCAGAACAGAACATACAATAAACAGACATGAGTAGTAACCGAGCACATAGACCTGATCAGATCCTCAATCACTGCATAACAAACAGAAAATCCTGTGGTAGAACAGTGAGTGAGTACACATTAGGCACCAGTGAGCAATCCTTCATCTTTATGACAGAATTCACTGGAAAGACAGCTTCTTCATCTTCAGGTGGCTACAGTATTGCAGAGTGGACATATGCctgacaaagtaaaaacaaaactacaataaaaataataatttagttaACTTAACAGCACTATGAACTTGATGACCTCTTTCTGTACAGCAATGCATTATTACCACCTCGATTTAACCTCAGTTTTGTACcacatctttacatatttaatatgaaacagTGACAGTTAGGAGGCAGTATAAACTTAAATTGAATTCTTACATCTGATGGTGGACATtcacctaaataaaaaaataagcctTATTAAAGTCTTTGGAAACTACTGCGTACCAGTGTCCTATTCCTCAAGCACAGTCTGCATTGGGTTTTTTAAACTGTAACCGCAGTTCTGCAAGTCCATTGTGCACATTATAGTGGGTTTATTTGGAGGGCTGACCCAGCAGATAGACGATGAGCTCGTACGTGGAGAGCACGATTGCTGTGTTAGGAATTTGCCTAATGAGCTGTGGAATTAGTCCTCTATAAAAAGCAGCGTAACCCTCCTCCACTGCTATGAGCCGTGCCGTCTGAAAGAAGTACTTGTATTTGCTGCCCACTTCTCTCAGCCTGGTCCGAATGACCTCTACAGAAAGACAATAAGAGAAAGATTAGACAGAATAGTTGGGGGTGTTCAGAAAAACATGACAGTTACATAAGCACCGTTTATAAGCTGGAATACAGCTTAACACATTAACTGTGGTGAGGCAGACGACTCATtacatgtatgtataaatgttatatattatatatattatatatatatttatttatttatttatttttaaacaaagatCGCACATTCATGAACCATACTTTATAAGTTACACTGCACTTTTTATAATGCccatgaaaataattaaaacagggTCTAAAGCTAAACTATTAAATCCAGCTTTTTAAAGCCTTGTAACTTGATATGCTTTTTAAAGAAAGAGTAGGGCATTGCATCATGAAGGTGACTCAAAGGAACCTTTGTGACCCTGGGACAATGTCGTTAGCCCTATATAATTTCCAACAGTATTGAATTAATGTTAAAGGTTTAAAAGTTAATATCTTATGAATAACTGATGATGCCATATACAATATAGATTCCACAAAGATTGCTAAAACATGGTTTATTATGGTAAAAATGTAAAGATTATTATACTCTTAATTACTGTGTGGCAGCTGAGCCTGAATTTGTTCTGGGTGGTAAGACTAATGCTATCTTGCTCCTAAAACTAGTGCTATTTTGATCCTAAATAAACATTGATGCATCAGATTACAATAAAGTAATtagatttaaaatgttttagtatatattattattttaaaactctTAAGACATTGATCTAAGTATAAGATAAATGCAGACTACAAATGCTCTGTCAAATAAAAAGGTTTTAGGCACACAGACTACCTATACTCTAGACTAAATTAAAGGCTCGTACCATGTGGATATGCTATGCAGGAGGCACAGCCTTTGGCAAAGGCTGCTGCTACCATTAGGCTCAGGAAGTCAGAGGCTCCTTTTTCACCATCACTGTTGGCTGAGGTGAGTCTGCTTTCAGCTATGTGCTTCTTCAGAGTCTCATAGATGACGAAGCAGATCATGGTCTCCGAGATTCCAGCGTATGATGCAGTGAGGCCCCGGTAAAAGCCTCGTACCCCTTCTGTCCTGTACACGTACCGGGCACATTGTAAcgcattcattttcttttctccTCGAGCCCTGCAAGAGAAGCAATAAAGTCAATGAATTACTGAGCTTACAAGAGATGAATTTTCACTTAATTGTAAAAATTGAAAATTGGCCATTTTGTCTTGTTACACATTAGTTACTATTGTGTAATGTCCCTGAGGTACTAAGTGGGAACAGGTTTTTATTGCTGGACTAAATTCAGAACATAACTGCCAGCATAGTCTGATCGAGACTGGTCTGCACTGGCCCTGAGACTGATCTACGCTGGTCTGTGCCAGGATAAATATAGAGCCAGCCTTTTAAGTCATTGGTGGCACATTGAGATGGATATTAATACTGCAGACTCTCGGGTCACATGCTTCTTACTGTGACCGTTACGACCACATATTACTAGCGATAGGTTTAAAATGCCCCTCACATAGGACACATTTATGGAAAGAGtccacacgcacacatacagtGAAAGAGTCAACTGAGTTTTGACAAGTAATTACTGTAGCTTGTTTGGTTTTGCCTGCATagataaatgtgtttaaatgtttctGTAGCAATATCAACATACTTCTTTTCAAGCTGCATTCTTGTTTTGACCAGCCATATGGGGTTCATCAAGGAGTTTGTGACAAAAGCTGAAAAAAGTAATACATAAGGGTTTAAACATATTAAAAGGTCAAGCAAACCAGATAAACGCACTGTACTAATGGCATGCACAAGGGTGTCCAAATTGATTAATAGGCAGACACTGCATGTATGGGTTCTAGTTATATTCCCTTATTACAACTGATGTTTCACAATATTCTACATGTTATGTTGGGTGGTGTTTAACCAGCCCACTACTGCTACCAGGGTGTGAATTCCCGATCAGTCTGTCTATGTCTATGAAGAGAGGGGGGTCTTGGGGGCGGTCTTGGGGGCAGTCTAGGCTGCATTgcattactgcattgcacccagtgattctggggaaaccagacccaccatgtTCCTGACTGGGAtaaagcagcagtaaaacatgaaaattaataaacattaaatatagcAAGTATTCCAATAATCTGCAGATGCTGTGCATTGTTTAGTGTTTTGTTTACTCCTAAACACTCTCATGTCAGGCCTATTCAGCTGACAGAAAAAGTGGGAAGATTCTTGCTAGCTGCTGAATCCTGTTTTAACACAGAGGCTTCAATCTTAGTTCAAGTTAACGTCACTAAAATGGTGGCAGGCTACAAATAACCCAAAAGCTATAGTTTAATGACCATCTTTTCAGCAACTATGATTCTCACCTGCAAACCCTGCTGAAGACATGTGTACTGCTCCACTGTTGGGCACAAAAATGCCATTTAAAGTTGCTTTTGCCTTGGAGTATGCTGCAAAATATATGGCCCtataacaagaaaaaaaaagcacattCAGGATACGGAAAACAGTGTATTGTAGATCACTTTGTCAGCGCAGTGTGAACAACACAGGATGGTTGAAACGCTGCCATGCTTAGACACAAAGCCTTTGCTACAGGTTTCCAACAGTCTTTGTACGTTCTGTTCCTTACTGGTTGTTGTTTGTTACATTTGGGGAACAGGCTAAGCTAAATTCCCTAGGCAGAATAAATAAGCAGTTGATGCTTAAGGCACCCATTTAAAATAACCGAGCCATGAAAACACTGGACTGACAAACAAAATTCCAGAATAAACTCTACATAGGGCAGATTGTTATCTAAGTACAGATAGATTTAATGCATGATTGTATTCAGCACTAAAAGCTAAAAGCTGAAAAACTGGTTTTATTACACACTGTAATAACTGTTGACATaaatgttttggttttgttttatataatgaAATGTAACCACACAGGAATACTTTTCTATAAGCAACACAAAGGTTTTTTCCAAGGCACATGTATGTCATTTATGTTGAGAATCACAATTTAGGGTAGGGGCTGAGCATGTAATAGTGATAATCCTGATGTGCTTTGTGTGGtataaaatcagaaaaagctgtaTTTACAAGAAAGTATTAGTGTGCAGATCATGTTCAGTTGGCGTGACTAACAACTTTaccaaattaatttaataattaattaattcttatatttttattaaaaatttcatTCTGCTCAGAGTCACATTCAAGTTCAAAAGACTTGCAATAAACACAAGGGAATTTCTTTGGACCTAAACAGTAAAGGGACAGGACCAAAGAAACCCAATCACTGTGCAAAACATCTCACAAAAACATGCACAAGGTGAACCGGCTACTCTATAttacccctaggtgtgagtaagaGGAACCCCACAGAgacaagaagaacatgcaaaaacaacaaaagacaGGTCCTCAGCAGCCATTGTACTTCACTTTCTTTTAAACATATTTCAGTTTGATTGTAAATTGAGTGTGAACGACAATCAAATCAGGAATATAATGTAACAGGAATATAATGAGAAAGAAAATTTGTGTCATTTTCTTGTTTGGTCCGGTCCAATGGAACTACATAATTAAGTCACACAGCTGCTGAAGAGAATTCTAAAGAACCAGTGGATTTGGACTAAATGGTTTTGGTGAGACATTGTCAGCCTATTTGCACATTAATGGGGATTTAACAAtagtattttaatataaaagccATGCACCAGATGTGGGTAGGCCTGAATTATTTATTACCTTGAAGGTGCAACGCCAACCAGATTTGGACCCAACCCTCGAAAGAGCGAACTTGGTCCCTCTTTTTCCAGAATTGACCTGGTCAAGGaaaaagaaatgtttagagagGAAAAGAAACTTCCATTGTTCAGCAGACAAACAAGCAATTGATTCAAATTAAAttacatattattaaaaaaatattttcaggTCGACTGTCAAGATGGTCAGTGTGCTCTGGTTCCAGAGTACACAGTTTAGATTCATGAACTCAAATTGCCTTAAATGCTCATCCTTCCTTTAATGAATCATTGTGTATTTGAAGGTGATCTTTACCCTAGGGGCTAAACAGTGTTTTTGTTCCTGAGTTTTACGCCAAGTCTCATTGACTAATAAACATGCAGTAGCCTTTTAGTTCTAGTTTTGTAGTAACAGTCTAATATTTACTGCAAAACAGAGTTTATAGCTGGAATTGCTAAGGTCAATGGCAAGAGACTTTTTAAATAGTACTTCCAGGAGAAATCTGCATTTGCAAAAGTGCCTTGTTAAGGTAATGGCTAGATTAATTTAATTACAGAACATTCAATTGGCTAAACAGTGACTAACAACAACAAAGTCCCTAACAGTTGTCCCACACACAAGGTTTAAATGAACCAGGTTTACCCAgaatttgttaatattttaccATATATTACATAAGACATTATCTTATATGTTCTGACCATAAACATGTTGTTCAACCTCTagattttactttaaacaggACAAGATAAAGAAAAGTGCACTAAACAAAATACACCACTCCCACCTAGTTTCATAAAGTACAGTCTGTGCAGGCAGTGTGTAATATGAGCTAGTGAGGAGACATCATGTGACAGAACTTTTTTCAATACGTTTGCCAGGCCACCTCAGGCGCAATGGCTGCCCTCCCAGAAAAGGGCACAGACACTCAGCGGTTTTGCCTTTCATAAGCTGTTCTATAACAGTACAAAAATTGGCAGCAATGCATTAAAAACGAGCCAGTACTGACATTCAACCAGCAAAactaaacttaaataaattacaggTCAACAGTAAATCAAAGATTAGAGTCTAGGCGGCTTATTGAAGTCCTGAGATCCAGGACTGTCTGGGTACCACTTTTCCTTCTTTAGTTCTTATCcttgtttaaattgtattttgttcACTTGCAATTTATGATACATcaacattaattataaaatCAACACTTAATGAACACATGTAATATGCCTCACTGGCCAAAGCACATTAGCATACTGACCACACAGTGTTATAAATTAAagacacattttttaaaattattctaCAAAGGTTTTAAACCTCTAGCTTACCGTAGTATCTGCAATAGGCTTGGTGTAACCGTTCCTGGTCTAATAACACTAGCTCCATTAACTGTGCCCAGCTGCACTTGAAACACCGGTCTGAGGGTGAGACCTGATGACTGTAGCCTTGTTTTTAACACCTCCAAGGGACAGGTCATGATGGCACCAACTGTACCACCACATCTGAAAAAAGGCAAAATCAGAAATCATTAGAGAATTTTCTATTAGAGCTTTTACATCGAAATGCATTTTTGAACTTTAAGAACTTAGAAGTAcaaatatttcaataataatCAACATACATCTGTAATGTCCACACACTTGGCAGGAGCATCAGTGTACATTTTGGCACATACTATCAAATGCTGATTTGAGTCATagaggcaaggcaagtttatttgtatagcacctttcatacacagttgcaattcaaagtgctttacataaggagtTAAAAGTTAatcaaaagcattaaaacattcctgagatctagaacctcagaaagacttcttgcaaacatttagttacaattaagagagcatgaaattcaaagagagataaaaaaattaaaagaaaatattgtaaaatataccctacaatttgggaaatacagaattaaaacaagatagataagcaattaaaacatgaaaactaaaagaaaatatagtaaaatataccctacaatttagaatgtacactactctataaaaggaattattaagagcatgaaaaactaaaagaaatatggtaaaggTCACGGAGAGCAAACTGAACCCTTGCAAAAGCATAAGATGACGTTGGTAGTATCGATCACAAACAAACCTAAACACTACAGCAGAACttgggacaaaaaaaaaaaaattgattttatatacaaCAAAATATCCTCATTAAAACAAAGGCAAACGGCACAGAGGGGTAATCAGTTTTAAATGAAATTTGCATAAAATTAAGAAAACTGAGGCTTTATCTTTCAAAGTACATAATCTTACCTAAGTTTGCATCACCTCTTTGCACTACAGATAAAAGGGCATAGGTTACACTACTGACGTAACAGAGGTTAGATGAATTGATGAACTGACTCGTGCAATGCAACGTAATGAGCTCAACCTACTTTGTCTATTAACACAACAAGCACCATAGTTTTAAACAACTCAAATGAAAGATATACAACCATTTCTAGGTTCACACATTAAATGCATTTAACCTTAAGAGGAAAACAGATTCAACATGTGTACACAATTCTTTTGGACAGACTCTGATTttataattgtttgtttgttttcctaATGCTATGTTGTCATATCTATGACATTCACGGCAGGGATCTGTGTTTGTTAGTTTTATTCGTTttgcattatacagtatatattttttcctctaattttattaatgtattcatattttaaattaagAAGCATTGCTCAAAAGCATAGTTTTCAATGCTCAAAAAGTATCCCTGATAAAAATATGAGTCAGTGATGCACCGAATTATCAATACCATTACATAATGACACACCCACACCTGGATTTACAAAACAATGATAGCCATGACATAATAATGCTCACATTTCCTTTGGAATGTTAAACAAAGCCAATAACAGGTtcgtttgtttggattttaacgccatgtttaacacatttgtgtcatttaatggcaaacaataggtattatgtatttgtctttatattttggtccattttatattttcatctttatttttatggctgcaagGTAAGTTAAGTTCTTGTCACAGGTTTCAGGTGAAAGACAAACACAAACCAGTCTAAGGGAAACAAATATTACTGAATCACCCACCTTAGATCAAAGGACTATTACATTAACATTAGTAATGATATTGCTGCATGCCTATTATATTTAACCCTAAAAAATAGGATCACACTTAGTAGCAGGAAAATATTAGGTTTACATGGACTATAAATTAAAGAGATTTAAAATGCGTTTTGCCAATGAAATTATGCATGCCAGCACAACCACTATGAGTCTaattatgagtgtaatttatagTGTACACATCTTTGAACCATTTACATACATGAAAACATTAGGAAACGTAACATAAAACGAATGTGTAAATCGGGGTGTGGCCTTGCAGGAGAGTGTATCTACACACACCAGATCAGGATGTCAGCAATGACATTTAAATCTAGgtcacatttataaaattaacaAGTCAGCTTTAGTCTAATGCTAAATTGGCTGCTTTTTGCTTTATTAGACTTTTTTTACAAACAGATCCATCCTAGCtctttttttagatagatagatactttattaatcccaaagaaaATTAAAACCTCAGTAGCTAGTAGTTAGTGTTAAGCTTAAACAGTCGTgacattttagatttaaatgtCTAAACCACGTCTGTACAGAATATGCACTAAAACTTGCAACGGCCTAAtttcatttcacttaaaaacaatataatGGATGCCAAACAAATGTGTCATCTCatggctagctagctagctCAGAAAATGTCACAATAGGATACGAATTAATTCTGcctttatgttttatatttagatTGGACTTGAAAGCCTGTTTATCAAGCATCAGATGAAAGGTGGACTGAACACTTAATCTCTctggaaaaaaaatattacagCATGAGACACCTTTGCAAAAGATTAAGGCCAAGCTTATAGAGCAAGTGCAACAGAAACAGTTTAAGTAGCTAAAGCTTTTTTTAAGCAAGCATGGTGCATATTCAAATGGGCCACCATGTAAAAAAACaatagtaaaacatgatgtaaaacTTGGTAGCTTATGGTTACAGCTCATGTTTTTGTCAGGCCGCTCTATTGGGATTGAACTTGAAGGAGCCTATAGCAACATCACTATGTGACCCAACATGCTAATGGATTTCTGGGTTGCTAGTAAATATTGATTAAAGACCAACAACAGCTTTGTGCAAGGAAAAACTAAGATGTATGTGTAAATTTGTCAAGCACTAGCTCCCACTTAAACAAACACAGATTGTTTAGTAGAAGTTATATAATAAAGACAACATATAATTCTGCTCAAGAGAAAAActgataaaagaaataaaattgtaatttttgtgTGTAATTTAAAGAAAACACATTATAGTCCTGTTAACGTCAAAGGCAAACACAAACCAATACAGGTTACATTTGTATTAAATgttgacattttttttattcatatatgTATTGCACACCATTTATCCTCACATGACACAGGCAGTAACATATGTGGTCTCAGGTTAAATTAGTTCTCTAAATCAGTTTTAATAACAAAATTTGCACAAATAGCCGAGTTAGCTAGGCAACTGCTTTTGCAACTTTAATTCTGGGACTCCcttcaaatattttatttttaaaatgaaatctACAGTCGATAAGGAATAAAGTCTACCCATGTTCGTGTGAGATTTCCCTAGGCACTCTAATTTTCACCCacctccaaaacatgcagatggtAAACTGACCATGTATTGTCCCATGTGAGAAAGATAATGTGTTCTAGGTGTCACAAAACCCATTGTAAACCTGGTCAGGATTACGTTCTTTTCCTTCTATATAAATAGATAACCATTAAACACCCTTTTAACATCCTGAGTCCAACCACCTGACATTGTAAACTGATCCATCCTATCCATGACTCAATGGGTGTTGGACTACTGACCTTGTTACTGCACTACAAAGGTCAAAAAAAATTCACAAATGCAGTTAAGTGGGTTGttctactttaaattcaattttTCATAATTGAAATACATCCAAAAGCCATCTTTGTTTAAgttttaaacaaagaaacaatttAATTCACAATTTTATACCAGCATATATCATGCACTACCTTTTAGAAAATACTCCAAATCAACTTTATTATTTGAGAACCATGTGAGATGTAATAATCTAGCACAATGTGTGTTAGACATGTTCACTACTCATGACGTACTGATAGTTTTGCTTTctttaaaacaatgaaaaagCTGCAGTATGCAATTTATCTTAAATAAACGTAGCATTATTTGCTCAActgaaaaaataatattaaacagaGTTTAAGCTGCTGTGGATTTGCCAGGAAAACAGAGGTGGGTAACATAGCCAAAACCCTCCACCAGTTACACATCATAAAAACTAAACCATACTAACAGAAGTGATTTGAAGTCCTGTATGAAAAAATGAAATTTGTTTCATGTCATGTTTCATCAGTTCTGTAAAATGGAAAGCGTTACAGAATAGTGGATTGCACATGTAAATCTGTTCTAGTCGACATATTAAGCAGTAGAGTTTTTAGACTTAAACATCAGGTTTATCATTAACTGACATAATAttatacacaaataaaaaggTAGAGATGCATATCAAAATTCGTTTGTAAAGTTCATGGCCAAAGTATGAGTACATGCTTTGTTATGGGCAGGTGTTTTTACCCACACCCGTTGCTAAAAGGTGTATGGAatctattaaataaaattaatgataTACTTCCACACAAGTTAGGGAAGAAACTTTCATCTCCAGCATAACTGTACCATTGTGCACAAcgtaaggtccataaagacatcaTGGTTTGGCCTAAATAGACCCCTGACCTATATAAAtacctttgggattaattaaaTGTGTGATGTGAGCCAGGTCCCCCATCCAACAtcggtgcctgacctcacaaacctTCCGTCACTCTGCAAAAGCCTTCTTTAAGCCTTCTTAAAAGAGGGGAGACTGTTACAGACGGACAGTCAAGCAAAGCCATATTAGTCCTATAAAAACTCATGGGCAGGTATCCACAGTTTTGTCCACATAGAACATTTCTAGCAAAGTAGTCTATACATGAGCAAAAGTTTCATATGGTTGCTTAGAATACGTTCTAGTCTTCATACAAGTACAGAAGTTTAGTTTAAATGTGGAAAACGTGGCTCTGAGTTTCATCAGCTGTTGGGTGGCACAGGAGCCAAGAACTGAGCATGAGACAGAAGGTCGTGCTAGGACAGCGCTAACTAGCTTAGCAACTCAATTATGTAATTACAGCAAACAAACAGACTAAAACAATTATTAGgtatataaataatatcaaGCATTATGTATGTTTAGAATCGTTTTAACATTCGCTTGTCTTATGAACATCGACGAAAAGGTTTATTTACAAGCGCAATAGCTAAAGGACATGGTCGTGTCCTAAATCTTGAGCACTGGCACTAACTTGTATGCGAGAATTGTGCCGCACTGACGGCAGCGCTAATTTGTTTGAACCTACTACTTAGCAAGCTAGGTAGAACGGCAGACGCGAATTGAGACGCAGCCCAGAAGAGGTTACtgtacttttacattttgttccgCAAACTAGCAGGATAAACGCCGAGTTACCACAATGTCATTGCTTAAAACAGTTTTTTAAAAGTCAAATAATATTCAATTTGATAAAAAAACCGAAGAACATACTAAAATAACCCATTTAAATATCAGAAATCACATGACCCGATACTTAACCACAGCATTACAAAACGTACAATCAGCCATTTCACACGTAGGATTGATACGCAACACaaagtcaaaacaaaacaaataaataaacacacgtACCCCCCGGCGAAGAGATGCACCAGCGTGTCTTTCTGTGCCATTCTAAATTATCATCATACAATTCAGTTCCAAGATGGTAATACAGGATTAAAAACCCACTCCGTAACCGCACTGAACCAGCCGGCTTCTTCTTTATAGCTCAGTGAAACGTGCGCAGAATCCTAAACGGTAACGTGGTTGGTTTGGTTCTAAATAATCGCTTTGTGACTACAGAGTGCACTATATAGGGCGTACAGAGTATTTTGTCACGCCCTACGTAGGGTTTAAAGGAAGCTTATTGAAACGTACAGCTGACGTCAGGGAGAGGGTGGGTCTCTGACGAGCAGCACACACGCACAGAGGCGCTAGGATTTCTCTGGGCCGGACAGAGGTGTTGTCCATGACGTCAAAAAGGACACCCAATCCTCCAGAAGCACAGGGGCCCAATCCCCCTCTTTCACCTGACATTTATCATAAACTCAGAACATTAACGGGTACAATCACGCGCTACACGTGGTTGATTTTAGTGTCTATTTATGGATCGGTAAATGACCAACCTGGTTGCATCAGTGTAATAATATAACGCTGCCTATACAGGATGGAGGGCAAAATTACACTGGGACCTGTAGAATATGGATGTGATAAGATgatcagataagataagataagactttattgatccccttcgggaaattaacttgttacagcagtatgaagacaggaaaaacagaaagaaatacaactagGTTAAAATATTGAACACATAGggttggttt contains the following coding sequences:
- the slc25a33 gene encoding solute carrier family 25 member 33, with amino-acid sequence MAQKDTLVHLFAGGCGGTVGAIMTCPLEVLKTRLQSSGLTLRPVFQVQLGTVNGASVIRPGTVTPSLLQILRSILEKEGPSSLFRGLGPNLVGVAPSRAIYFAAYSKAKATLNGIFVPNSGAVHMSSAGFAAFVTNSLMNPIWLVKTRMQLEKKARGEKKMNALQCARYVYRTEGVRGFYRGLTASYAGISETMICFVIYETLKKHIAESRLTSANSDGEKGASDFLSLMVAAAFAKGCASCIAYPHEVIRTRLREVGSKYKYFFQTARLIAVEEGYAAFYRGLIPQLIRQIPNTAIVLSTYELIVYLLGQPSK